From Leptospira fletcheri, a single genomic window includes:
- a CDS encoding adenylate/guanylate cyclase domain-containing protein has translation MAPKLLDTFSNTLESETLQSEKIRSKILLASFLVAATAWIGLSFFARKEFNESSGTIFPFKIIIGTLAFGSVYELIVLRILEFWKKKEKPLPLIPRFGNALIETSLPGVVLFIFLHHFESPIVTLNSPIPNLFFIFILLSILRMEFGLSLFTGLVAGVEFMVLGLAYTPGTAPTDFPYPFFYSKIPVIMRSFIFIGSGALAGIVGIRLKNTLRKSYTLLEERNQIVGMFGQYVSPSVVDRLMSQKAETISESREVCVMFLDIRNFTKFSEKKTPTEVITYLNTLFEDMIDIVNRNNGIINKFLGDGFMAVFGAPLSDQGKDVQNAVNASMEILEKVADLNREGKIPETKIGIGLHSGEAMTGSVGSSQRKEYTIIGDTVNLASRVEQLNKDYGTALLVTEAVYEQIKHYISCESLPPVKVKGRESEVQIYRLN, from the coding sequence ATGGCCCCGAAACTACTGGATACGTTCTCCAACACCCTGGAATCAGAGACACTCCAAAGCGAAAAGATCCGGAGCAAAATCCTCCTCGCGAGTTTCCTGGTCGCTGCCACGGCTTGGATCGGCCTATCCTTTTTTGCGAGGAAAGAATTCAATGAGAGTTCCGGCACGATCTTTCCCTTCAAGATCATCATCGGGACCCTTGCCTTCGGAAGCGTGTACGAACTGATCGTTCTGCGCATCCTGGAATTTTGGAAGAAAAAAGAGAAACCTCTTCCCTTAATCCCTAGATTCGGGAATGCATTGATCGAGACTTCGTTACCCGGGGTCGTCCTATTCATCTTTCTGCACCATTTCGAGTCCCCGATCGTCACTCTGAATTCCCCCATTCCCAACCTATTCTTCATATTCATCCTGCTCTCCATACTAAGAATGGAGTTCGGACTTTCCTTGTTTACAGGTCTCGTGGCGGGAGTGGAATTCATGGTGCTGGGTCTGGCTTATACTCCTGGGACGGCTCCGACCGATTTTCCGTATCCGTTTTTCTACTCCAAAATTCCCGTCATCATGCGATCCTTCATATTCATCGGTTCGGGAGCTCTGGCGGGAATCGTGGGAATCCGGTTGAAAAATACGTTAAGAAAATCTTATACTTTATTGGAGGAAAGGAACCAAATCGTGGGTATGTTCGGACAATACGTCTCTCCGTCCGTGGTCGACAGACTCATGAGCCAAAAAGCGGAGACGATTTCGGAAAGTCGGGAAGTCTGTGTGATGTTTTTGGATATCAGAAATTTCACGAAATTCTCTGAAAAGAAAACTCCTACGGAAGTCATCACTTATCTGAACACCCTATTCGAGGATATGATCGACATAGTGAATCGGAACAATGGAATCATCAATAAATTCCTGGGCGACGGATTCATGGCGGTATTCGGAGCTCCCCTTTCCGACCAGGGAAAGGACGTGCAGAACGCCGTTAACGCGTCCATGGAGATCCTAGAAAAAGTGGCGGATCTGAATCGGGAGGGAAAAATTCCCGAAACGAAAATCGGAATCGGATTGCATTCCGGAGAAGCGATGACCGGCAGCGTGGGATCTTCCCAAAGAAAGGAATACACGATCATCGGAGACACAGTCAATCTCGCGTCCAGAGTGGAACAGCTCAATAAGGATTATGGCACCGCTCTCTTAGTCACGGAAGCGGTGTATGAGCAGATCAAACATTATATTTCTTGCGAATCCCTCCCCCCTGTAAAAGTCAAAGGCAGGGAAAGCGAAGTCCAAATCTATCGTCTGAACTAA
- a CDS encoding M20 metallopeptidase family protein: protein MKSVSPQRTDELVSYRRFIHKHPELKYEEKGTAGFVAKHLQSLGYTFQSGIAKTGIACLVDSGKPGKTLLVRADMDALPIFEENKVEYASIHEGVMHACGHDAHTSVLMGLASDLKENPTSFIPKGRVLLVFQPAEEGGQGADKMIEEGILEKYDVDAALALHVWNHIPVGKIGVVDGPMMAAVDEFTVTVRGISGHGAMPQHTVDPILVGSHIVTALQSIVSRNTDPLDSCVITVGAFHSGQAFNVIPETAELKGTIRTFTKEMFDRAPQLFRKVVENTAAAFGASVDIRYERTNAPTINHPSVSSIVRQAANHILGPGHVTEEGAKTMGGEDFSAFLMRVPGCYFFVGSQNESKGLIHPHHSSKFDFDESALPIGLSVLREAIRLYLESN from the coding sequence ATGAAATCCGTATCTCCGCAAAGAACCGATGAACTCGTCTCGTACCGCCGCTTCATACACAAGCATCCGGAATTGAAATACGAGGAAAAAGGTACCGCAGGTTTCGTCGCAAAACACCTGCAATCCCTAGGGTATACTTTCCAATCCGGTATCGCGAAAACGGGAATCGCCTGCCTCGTCGATTCCGGAAAGCCCGGAAAAACCCTTCTCGTTCGTGCGGATATGGACGCCTTACCTATATTCGAAGAAAATAAAGTAGAATACGCCTCCATCCACGAGGGGGTGATGCATGCTTGCGGACACGACGCTCATACTTCCGTGTTGATGGGCCTGGCCTCGGACCTGAAGGAAAATCCGACGAGCTTCATTCCGAAGGGAAGAGTGCTCCTAGTCTTCCAACCTGCGGAAGAAGGCGGCCAAGGTGCGGATAAAATGATCGAAGAAGGAATCCTGGAAAAATACGACGTAGACGCAGCCCTCGCCCTTCACGTATGGAATCATATTCCTGTCGGAAAAATAGGAGTCGTGGACGGTCCGATGATGGCTGCAGTGGACGAATTCACCGTTACCGTCCGCGGGATCAGCGGGCACGGGGCAATGCCCCAACATACAGTGGATCCGATCCTGGTCGGTTCTCATATCGTCACCGCCTTACAAAGTATCGTTTCCAGAAATACGGATCCTTTGGATTCCTGCGTGATTACTGTGGGAGCTTTTCATTCCGGCCAAGCGTTCAACGTAATCCCGGAAACGGCGGAACTCAAAGGCACCATACGAACCTTCACAAAGGAAATGTTCGATCGCGCTCCTCAATTGTTCCGTAAGGTGGTGGAAAATACCGCCGCCGCTTTCGGCGCCTCCGTCGATATCCGGTATGAAAGGACGAACGCCCCTACGATCAATCATCCTTCCGTTTCTTCTATCGTCCGACAAGCGGCGAACCATATTTTAGGTCCGGGCCACGTCACCGAAGAAGGAGCCAAGACAATGGGGGGAGAGGATTTTTCCGCATTTTTAATGCGAGTCCCGGGATGCTATTTTTTCGTCGGATCTCAGAACGAAAGCAAAGGATTGATCCACCCACACCATAGTTCCAAATTCGATTTTGACGAATCGGCCCTTCCGATCGGCTTGTCGGTTTTACGGGAAGCGATCCGACTCTACTTGGAATCGAACTAG
- a CDS encoding DUF4395 domain-containing protein yields MRISIGNFPDTVNEFAARSVAGLVLLLSLLTIWTQSLWLVLALAFGFLARVLYGPKFSPFARLAIHVLVPVFRLGERIVPGPPKRFAQGIGLVFSGTASALLGFGFLLEFRFVLGILAFFAALECFLGFCAGCFVFGKLMEWGWIPREICEKCNNLTFSSEK; encoded by the coding sequence ATGCGTATTTCCATCGGAAATTTCCCGGATACCGTAAACGAGTTTGCTGCTCGCTCTGTGGCCGGGCTTGTTTTGCTTCTTTCCTTGCTTACGATTTGGACCCAGTCGTTGTGGCTCGTGCTGGCTTTGGCATTCGGTTTTTTGGCTCGGGTTCTGTACGGGCCGAAATTTTCTCCCTTTGCCCGCCTGGCAATCCATGTGCTCGTACCGGTATTCAGATTGGGAGAACGTATTGTTCCCGGACCTCCAAAACGATTTGCCCAGGGAATCGGTTTGGTTTTTAGCGGAACCGCGTCCGCTCTGTTAGGTTTCGGATTCCTATTAGAATTTCGGTTCGTATTAGGGATCTTGGCGTTTTTTGCCGCACTCGAATGTTTTCTCGGATTTTGTGCCGGTTGTTTTGTGTTCGGGAAACTCATGGAATGGGGTTGGATTCCCCGAGAAATCTGCGAGAAATGTAACAACTTGACCTTCTCCTCCGAAAAATAA
- a CDS encoding methyltransferase domain-containing protein produces the protein MLTPQEHYETFLAEKYSWMIGDADQKEAEAAELFRSWGISPMGNRIAWDLGAGSGVQSFPLARLGFRVLSLDLSSKLLNELSSRNVGLNLETREADITAPSLYAGECPELLVCMGDTLTHLESKTSVRKLFRLWGSFLKSGARFALGYRDLGRGKIGEKVGFPVRVERNRIFSCILSFEEDKVLVTDLYHEWDGNLWNFTTSSYCKLILPEAKILEWADESGFSLRQQGESKGMSLFLFERNG, from the coding sequence ATGCTCACTCCCCAAGAACATTACGAAACCTTTTTGGCCGAAAAATACTCCTGGATGATCGGAGACGCCGACCAAAAAGAAGCCGAAGCGGCGGAACTATTCCGCAGTTGGGGAATTTCCCCGATGGGAAATCGGATCGCCTGGGATTTGGGAGCCGGAAGCGGAGTACAATCCTTTCCCCTCGCCAGATTGGGATTCCGGGTTTTGTCGTTGGATCTTAGTTCGAAATTGTTAAACGAATTATCCTCCAGGAACGTCGGACTGAACCTGGAAACCAGAGAAGCGGACATAACGGCCCCTTCCCTCTACGCGGGGGAATGTCCCGAACTCTTGGTCTGCATGGGAGACACTCTAACGCATTTAGAGTCCAAAACCTCGGTGAGGAAACTCTTTCGTCTCTGGGGTTCCTTTTTGAAATCGGGGGCAAGATTCGCGTTGGGATACAGGGACCTAGGTCGCGGAAAAATCGGAGAGAAGGTCGGCTTTCCGGTTCGGGTGGAACGGAATCGGATATTTTCCTGCATTCTTTCTTTCGAAGAAGATAAGGTTCTCGTAACGGATCTATATCACGAATGGGACGGAAATCTATGGAATTTCACGACGAGTTCGTACTGCAAACTGATCCTACCCGAAGCGAAAATCCTGGAGTGGGCCGACGAGTCCGGTTTTTCTCTGCGACAACAAGGCGAATCCAAAGGAATGTCTCTTTTCCTTTTCGAGAGAAACGGTTAA
- a CDS encoding efflux RND transporter permease subunit, with product MIDRLIRFSIKNRLLVLAITGILTMIGAYNAIQLSIDAIPDITNVQVSVVTQSPGLSPIEVEQFITYPIEMEITGVPNVAEIRSISRTGVSSVTAVFKDGTDIYLARQLINERLRAAEAAIPKGYGSPELSPIATGLGDIYEFALTSDRHSPEELRTYMEWELAREIKSTEGVIDVNIIGGYAKQYQIKIDPQRLAVHNITLSQLCQKLESANQNTGGGYISKGAEQIVIRGESQFKTVEEIRNVAVKTERDGVPLLLGQIATVETGPALRFGIMTKDGKGEVVGATAIMLMGQNSLEVVKRVKERIEILRTRLPEGMQIVTYYDRSEFIGRTLGTIFTNLAEAAVLVILVLILALGTVKGALLVSLSIPIPMLATTIFMRMFGIVGNLMSLGALDFGLLVDGAIVMLESILHGFLLRKTFYELQNTQDDRDLASEQIITEACVRVARAATFSVGIILLVYLPLMTLEGVEGRMFQPMAMTVAISLAMALAFSLTTFPAAASILFKKPIFYQSKYWDMITEKYLALLNFGMANKSLFLRTGIGVIAFSVVLGSTLGSEFLPRIDEGEFAIDIKRLPSTALRYSRETNTELEKVIAKFPETVSVVTKMGRGESAAEPIGTEEGEAMVKLLPTREWTNASSREELMDKFKEAILNAVPSSTISLSQPIENRVNVLLSGSKADLVVKIYGDDLQVLKDTASQFVEKIKKVPGAADLRVQRVLGLPLIEIKADRQKMARYGVEAEEILTTVEALRIGRQEGKVFEGFKRFDLVVRLQLDVSDLNEIENIPVMTSGGITIPLGQVASIQLEEGPAAIYREALKRRIMVEVNVRGRDLVGFVNDAQKATADLEKNLPNGYRTDWGGQFENFTRAKNRLLLVVPIALAIIFFMLMAAFGSIYYALGVFIVVPLAISGGVIGLVFRGLPFSIPAGIGFIAVSGIAVLNGVVYASTLREELSKGHGTYDAVINAGLHSLRPVLTTEVIAAIGFIPMALSSMAGAEIQKPLATVVIFGIIVATVFSRVLLPIVMEFLLNLSEGQERRKAINKKRLEAEFQKSRHLSVPAEEPTSSSHFGSWAEEETETTPKKPERKKKKS from the coding sequence ATGATAGATAGACTGATCCGATTTTCCATCAAGAACAGACTCCTGGTCCTGGCAATCACCGGTATCCTGACCATGATCGGAGCCTATAATGCGATTCAGCTTTCCATAGACGCGATCCCTGATATCACGAACGTGCAAGTGTCTGTGGTCACCCAGTCTCCCGGACTCTCTCCGATCGAAGTGGAACAATTCATCACCTACCCGATCGAAATGGAAATCACCGGAGTTCCGAACGTCGCCGAAATCCGATCCATTTCCCGTACGGGAGTCAGTAGCGTCACTGCGGTTTTTAAGGACGGCACGGACATATACTTGGCGAGACAATTGATCAACGAGAGACTCCGTGCGGCGGAAGCTGCGATTCCGAAAGGGTACGGATCGCCGGAACTTTCACCAATCGCCACCGGCTTGGGAGACATCTACGAATTCGCTCTGACCAGCGACAGACATTCTCCCGAAGAATTAAGGACCTATATGGAATGGGAACTCGCCCGGGAAATCAAATCCACGGAAGGAGTCATTGATGTAAATATCATAGGCGGATATGCGAAACAGTACCAGATCAAGATAGATCCGCAAAGATTAGCAGTTCATAATATTACACTGTCACAACTCTGTCAAAAACTGGAGTCCGCGAACCAGAATACGGGCGGAGGCTATATCTCGAAGGGCGCCGAACAGATCGTCATCCGAGGGGAAAGCCAGTTCAAAACCGTGGAAGAAATCCGGAACGTGGCGGTAAAAACCGAACGGGACGGTGTCCCTCTCCTTCTCGGACAAATCGCCACGGTGGAAACCGGCCCGGCGCTTCGATTCGGAATCATGACGAAGGACGGAAAAGGGGAAGTGGTGGGAGCCACAGCCATCATGCTCATGGGGCAAAATTCCTTGGAAGTGGTCAAGAGAGTCAAGGAAAGGATAGAGATTCTGCGCACGAGGCTTCCGGAAGGCATGCAGATCGTTACCTATTACGATCGGTCCGAATTCATAGGGCGAACCTTAGGCACCATTTTTACGAATCTTGCGGAAGCGGCGGTTCTCGTCATACTTGTACTGATCCTCGCATTAGGAACGGTAAAAGGCGCATTGTTGGTAAGTCTTTCCATCCCGATTCCGATGCTTGCCACGACCATTTTCATGAGGATGTTCGGAATCGTAGGAAATCTGATGTCCCTAGGAGCCCTGGATTTCGGTCTCCTCGTAGACGGAGCCATCGTAATGCTGGAATCGATCCTACACGGATTCCTATTGAGAAAAACATTCTACGAATTGCAGAACACGCAGGACGACCGAGACCTTGCCTCCGAACAAATCATTACGGAAGCCTGTGTCCGTGTAGCCAGAGCGGCGACGTTTTCCGTCGGCATTATCCTGTTAGTCTATCTTCCCCTGATGACTCTGGAAGGAGTGGAGGGAAGAATGTTCCAACCCATGGCCATGACGGTAGCCATTTCCTTGGCCATGGCTTTGGCGTTCAGTCTGACAACCTTTCCCGCGGCGGCGAGTATCCTATTCAAAAAACCGATCTTTTACCAGAGCAAATACTGGGACATGATCACGGAAAAATACCTGGCCCTCCTGAATTTCGGAATGGCAAACAAGTCCCTCTTTCTCCGCACCGGTATCGGAGTCATCGCATTTTCCGTAGTCTTAGGTTCCACGTTAGGATCGGAATTCTTGCCCAGAATAGACGAAGGAGAATTCGCGATCGACATCAAAAGACTTCCGTCCACGGCTCTCCGCTATTCCCGGGAGACGAACACCGAATTGGAAAAGGTCATCGCGAAATTCCCGGAAACCGTAAGTGTCGTGACCAAGATGGGTCGGGGAGAATCCGCAGCCGAGCCCATAGGTACGGAAGAAGGAGAAGCCATGGTCAAGCTTCTGCCTACTCGGGAATGGACCAACGCTTCCTCGCGAGAGGAACTCATGGACAAATTCAAGGAAGCGATCCTGAATGCGGTACCTTCCAGCACGATCTCCCTTTCCCAACCGATCGAAAACAGAGTCAACGTTTTGCTTTCCGGATCTAAGGCGGATTTGGTCGTAAAGATTTACGGAGACGACTTACAAGTGTTAAAGGACACTGCTTCCCAATTCGTGGAAAAGATCAAAAAAGTTCCCGGTGCGGCCGACCTTCGGGTGCAGCGCGTATTGGGACTTCCTTTGATAGAGATCAAAGCCGACCGACAAAAAATGGCAAGGTACGGCGTGGAAGCGGAAGAAATCCTGACCACTGTGGAAGCTCTCCGGATCGGCAGACAGGAAGGAAAGGTATTCGAAGGATTCAAGAGATTCGATCTGGTCGTCCGTCTGCAATTGGACGTTTCGGATCTGAACGAAATAGAAAATATCCCCGTCATGACCTCCGGAGGAATCACGATCCCTCTCGGACAAGTGGCCTCCATCCAGTTGGAAGAAGGACCGGCGGCGATCTATCGGGAAGCTCTCAAACGAAGGATCATGGTGGAAGTGAACGTTCGCGGTCGGGATCTGGTGGGATTCGTAAACGATGCGCAAAAAGCGACGGCAGATCTGGAAAAAAACCTTCCGAACGGGTACAGAACGGATTGGGGAGGACAGTTCGAAAACTTTACCCGCGCAAAAAACAGACTCCTACTCGTGGTTCCTATCGCGCTTGCGATCATTTTCTTCATGCTGATGGCCGCTTTCGGAAGCATTTACTACGCGTTAGGCGTATTCATCGTGGTACCTCTCGCGATTTCCGGCGGAGTCATCGGGCTGGTGTTCCGGGGATTGCCGTTCAGCATTCCTGCGGGGATCGGTTTCATAGCTGTGAGCGGAATCGCGGTGTTAAACGGAGTCGTTTATGCATCCACATTAAGGGAAGAATTGAGCAAAGGACACGGTACCTACGACGCGGTGATCAACGCGGGACTCCATTCTCTCCGACCGGTTTTGACTACGGAAGTCATCGCCGCCATCGGTTTTATTCCCATGGCGCTTTCCTCCATGGCAGGAGCGGAAATCCAAAAACCGTTGGCGACCGTGGTGATCTTCGGAATCATTGTGGCGACCGTCTTTTCCCGAGTGCTTCTCCCGATCGTGATGGAATTTTTGCTGAATCTCTCCGAAGGCCAGGAAAGAAGGAAGGCGATCAATAAGAAACGGTTAGAAGCGGAATTCCAAAAATCCAGACACCTTTCCGTTCCCGCGGAAGAACCGACTTCCTCTTCTCACTTTGGATCTTGGGCGGAAGAAGAAACCGAAACGACCCCCAAAAAACCGGAAAGAAAGAAAAAGAAGTCCTAA
- a CDS encoding arsenosugar biosynthesis-associated peroxidase-like protein yields MAQETTYYKPEDLKKFGNIGEFEPDLAKKFFDYYGAVFADGALSAKEKSLIALAVAHVVQCPYCIDAYTADSLEKGVTEEQMWEAIHVGAAIRGGASLVHSVQALNKVKELSI; encoded by the coding sequence ATGGCACAAGAGACCACGTATTATAAACCGGAAGACCTCAAGAAATTCGGAAACATAGGCGAGTTCGAACCGGATCTGGCAAAAAAATTCTTCGATTACTATGGAGCGGTTTTCGCGGACGGGGCCTTGAGCGCCAAAGAGAAGTCCTTGATTGCTCTGGCGGTGGCTCACGTAGTGCAATGTCCGTATTGTATCGACGCATATACCGCCGACAGTTTGGAAAAAGGAGTCACGGAAGAACAGATGTGGGAAGCGATCCATGTAGGAGCCGCGATTCGAGGCGGAGCTAGTCTCGTTCATAGCGTTCAGGCTCTGAATAAGGTAAAAGAGCTGAGCATCTGA
- the arsS gene encoding arsenosugar biosynthesis radical SAM (seleno)protein ArsS (Some members of this family are selenoproteins.), which produces MKSLLARGSELSSSSEQLKILTDVSEKKSLPLFETKLEGSGLAPFLPTRIEILQVNVGKLCNQTCKHCHVDAGPDRKEIMSQETMRQCLDVLTGSEIPVLDITGGAPEMNPNFRWFVEEASGLGRKVLVRCNLTILLAGEKFRDLPEFFAANRVEIVSSLPYFQKRRTDAQRGEGVFDKSVEALRRLNSVGYGIPGSGLVLNLVYNPAGAFLPGGQSTLEGDFKKELKSQFGVDFNSLFTITNMPISRFLEYLIESGNLEEYMEKLVSSYNPAAAVGVMCRNTLSVGWDGNLYDCDFNQMLDLPVAGTVRTIGDFHLASLEKRKIRLHQHCYGCTAGSGSSCGGAIA; this is translated from the coding sequence ATGAAGAGTTTGCTCGCAAGAGGAAGCGAACTTTCCTCCTCCTCGGAACAATTGAAGATCCTGACCGACGTGTCGGAAAAGAAGTCTCTGCCTCTTTTCGAAACGAAACTCGAGGGGTCGGGTTTGGCGCCGTTCCTGCCGACTCGAATCGAAATCCTGCAGGTGAACGTCGGAAAACTATGCAACCAAACCTGCAAGCATTGTCATGTGGACGCAGGACCGGACCGGAAAGAGATCATGTCCCAGGAAACCATGCGGCAATGTTTGGACGTTCTTACAGGATCCGAGATTCCCGTTTTGGACATTACGGGAGGAGCTCCCGAGATGAATCCGAATTTTCGCTGGTTCGTGGAGGAAGCTTCAGGCTTAGGGAGAAAGGTCCTGGTCCGTTGCAACTTAACGATTCTTCTCGCAGGAGAAAAGTTCAGGGATCTTCCGGAATTCTTTGCCGCCAATCGTGTGGAGATCGTTTCCAGTCTTCCCTATTTCCAGAAGAGAAGAACGGACGCTCAAAGGGGAGAAGGCGTCTTCGATAAATCCGTCGAGGCCTTGCGCAGATTGAATTCCGTCGGTTACGGGATCCCAGGTTCCGGATTGGTTTTGAATTTGGTCTATAATCCGGCCGGAGCGTTCTTGCCCGGAGGGCAATCCACTTTGGAAGGGGATTTTAAAAAGGAACTGAAAAGCCAGTTCGGAGTGGATTTCAATTCCCTCTTTACCATTACGAACATGCCCATCAGCCGCTTTTTGGAATACCTAATCGAAAGCGGAAACTTGGAAGAATACATGGAAAAACTTGTGTCTTCCTATAATCCTGCTGCGGCCGTCGGAGTCATGTGCAGGAATACTCTGAGCGTAGGCTGGGACGGGAATCTGTACGACTGCGACTTCAATCAAATGTTGGATTTGCCCGTTGCGGGAACCGTGAGAACGATCGGAGATTTTCATCTGGCATCTCTGGAGAAGAGAAAAATCCGATTGCACCAACACTGTTACGGATGTACGGCGGGAAGCGGGTCCTCTTGCGGCGGTGCGATCGCGTAA
- a CDS encoding FAD-dependent thymidylate synthase codes for MESQKPIVRLLDATQQPFNLAIASARTCYSSKGILLPEDMIRSEKSLEIRDKVAKSTKKAGHLTTRQHPHFIFTLDKVSRQFVWSFLHSHPYYNSEQVSQRYVEVKPENYYIPTSLEGKKKETYLDAVEFASRAYFEFVELLHPFIQDEYFLVYKARANYPEKWQPQIKKKCLEVARYLLPLGTFTYLYHSVNGLTLHRYHRLMNSFNVPEEQRIVVEEMIEKVREMDPLYVQEMDDPIPLEETAEYRFFREFYADGSSDFRPGNAKIFVREFDQDLDSRYSRLVSYSENSSEILASSVRSVLGISRESLNDEEAIRLVLDPSKNPHLTSTLNETTMSPLARAMFNVHYTFKKRISHTADSQDQRHRMVPGARPVLLSQYAGMPDYIVPKVVMKYSKLEETYRTKMDGIFRNLNRFLEEGGSPEYATYLLPNAFPIRFYESGDLLNLHHKWRARTCYNAQEEIFQASINELTDLQKVHPEIAKWIKAPCWIRLQGDVKPYCPEGDHYCGTQVWKKELSDYDRTL; via the coding sequence ATGGAAAGCCAGAAACCCATTGTCCGACTCTTAGACGCCACCCAACAACCCTTTAACCTCGCCATCGCTTCTGCAAGAACCTGTTATTCTTCCAAAGGCATTCTTTTGCCGGAGGACATGATCCGTTCGGAAAAGTCCCTGGAGATCCGCGATAAGGTCGCCAAATCCACGAAAAAAGCGGGCCATTTAACCACGAGGCAACACCCCCATTTCATTTTTACCTTGGACAAGGTTTCCCGCCAATTCGTCTGGTCCTTTCTACATTCTCATCCCTACTACAATTCCGAGCAGGTCAGCCAACGTTATGTGGAAGTAAAGCCGGAGAACTACTATATTCCTACTTCTCTGGAAGGGAAGAAGAAGGAAACGTACTTGGATGCGGTGGAATTCGCCTCCCGAGCGTATTTCGAATTTGTGGAACTCCTGCATCCGTTCATCCAGGACGAATACTTCCTAGTCTATAAAGCCAGAGCGAATTACCCGGAAAAATGGCAACCCCAGATCAAAAAGAAATGCCTGGAAGTGGCCCGTTACCTTCTCCCTCTCGGAACCTTTACGTATCTCTATCATTCGGTGAACGGATTGACCCTGCACCGGTACCACCGACTGATGAATTCCTTCAACGTACCGGAGGAACAAAGAATCGTAGTCGAGGAAATGATCGAAAAAGTACGGGAAATGGATCCTCTGTACGTCCAGGAAATGGACGATCCGATTCCTCTGGAAGAAACGGCGGAATACCGCTTTTTCAGAGAATTTTATGCGGACGGTTCCTCCGACTTCCGACCCGGCAACGCGAAAATCTTCGTACGGGAATTCGACCAGGATCTGGACTCGCGTTACTCGCGCTTGGTATCCTATTCGGAAAATTCCTCGGAAATTCTAGCCTCTTCCGTGCGTTCGGTTCTGGGAATCTCCCGGGAATCCTTGAACGACGAGGAAGCGATTCGCTTGGTTTTGGACCCGAGTAAAAATCCTCATCTCACTTCCACCTTGAACGAAACCACCATGAGTCCCTTGGCGAGAGCCATGTTCAACGTGCACTATACGTTCAAGAAGCGCATCTCCCATACGGCGGATAGCCAGGACCAAAGACATAGAATGGTACCTGGGGCCCGCCCGGTGCTCCTATCCCAGTATGCGGGAATGCCGGATTATATCGTACCGAAAGTCGTGATGAAATATTCCAAATTGGAAGAAACCTACCGCACCAAAATGGACGGAATCTTTCGGAACCTGAACCGATTCCTGGAGGAAGGGGGAAGCCCGGAATACGCGACGTATCTTTTACCGAACGCGTTCCCGATCCGTTTTTACGAAAGCGGCGACCTTTTGAACCTTCATCACAAATGGAGGGCCAGAACCTGCTACAACGCGCAGGAAGAGATTTTCCAGGCTTCGATAAACGAACTGACGGATTTGCAGAAGGTCCACCCGGAAATCGCAAAATGGATCAAGGCCCCCTGCTGGATCCGCCTCCAGGGAGACGTAAAACCCTATTGCCCCGAAGGGGACCATTATTGCGGAACCCAAGTTTGGAAGAAGGAATTGAGCGATTACGATCGCACACTCTAA